A region from the Ascaphus truei isolate aAscTru1 chromosome 2 unlocalized genomic scaffold, aAscTru1.hap1 SUPER_2_unloc_5, whole genome shotgun sequence genome encodes:
- the LOC142473287 gene encoding tyrosinase-like: MLLLCIFLTFCFSAVHSQFPRACTTDEAIRSKSCCPAWEDGSPCGSRSGRGKCRNWVVFVPFAAGQVPQYDDDRLGWPLHYYSKTCECFGNYSGFNCGDCRYGFHGEKCDRKKTVVRREIRELSLLERKRVFSYLALAKTTKSKDFVVMTTGDRHHRDTYRFVDATIYNVFSWIHYYSTKPIMMNSSFDESHTYAHQGPAFPGWHRLGLLFLERQIQLLTSDEDFALPYYDWRGEKNCSICTNDFLGDNDVQGILAPYSYFGSWRSICSGYNYDDAYCPVADNDPQMEMLHRKPGTNPVANRLPSFKDVEDTLKWRDFDRPPYDSTATRSFRNALEGFLRGSDGTTLERNMHNLVHVYMGGTMSQVSISSNDPIFVLHHSYIDKIFELWITKYNGTPNAYPENNEPGQGPGECSTPYFPCYRNKDLLRKSTDFGYRFSTYQ; this comes from the exons ATGCTTCTCCTCTGTATCTTCCTCACCTTCTGCTTCAGCGCAGTGCACAGCCAGTTCCCAAGAGCCTGCACCACAGATGAAGCTATAAGGAGCAAGAGCTGCTGCCCGGCCTGGGAGGATGGAAGCCCCTGTGGTTCCCGCTCAGGGAGGGGTAAATGTCGGAACTGGGTGGTATTTGTCCCATTTGCAGCTGGTCAAGTCCCCCAGTATGATGATGACCGCCTGGGCTGGCCCTTACACTATTATAGCAAAACATGTGAATGCTTCGGAAACTACAGCGGTTTTAACTGCGGTGACTGCAGATACGGCTTCCATGGAGAGAAATGTGATCGGAAAAAGACTGTGGTTCGGAGAGAGATCCGGGAGCTGTCGTTACTGGAGAGGAAAAGAGTCTTTAGTTATTTGGCACTAGCAAAGACCACAAAGAGCAAAGACTTTGTTGTCATGACCACTGGAGACAGACATCACCGAGACACGTATCGCTTTGTGGATGCTACAATCTATAATGTCTTCTCCTGGATTCATTACTATTCTACGAAGCCAATCATGATGAACAGCTCCTTTGATGAATCACATACCTATGCCCATCAAGGCCCTGCTTTTCCTGGTTGGCACCGTCTTGGTCTCCTCTTTTTAGAGAGACAAATCCAGCTCTTGACCAGTGATGAAGACTTTGCTCTTCCATATTATGATTGGCGCGGAGAGAAGAACTGCTCAATCTGTACTAACGACTTCCTGGGAGATAACGATGTGCAGGGGATCCTTGCCCCATATTCCTACTTTGGTTCCTGGAGG TCCATCTGCAGCGGGTATAACTACGATGATGCTTACTGTCCGGTGGCTGATAATGACCCTCAGATGGAAATGCTGCACAGGAAACCTGGTACAAACCCTGTAGCTAACAGACTGCCCTCATTCAAAGATGTGGAGGACACACTCAAGTGGAGAGACTTTGACAGACCCCCATATGACAGCACAGCAACACGAAGCTTCCGTAATGCCCTAGAAG GGTTCCTGCGGGGATCCGATGGGACGACCTTAGAAAGAAACATGCATAATCTAGTCCACGTGTACATGGGAGGGACCATGAGCCAAGTCTCAATATCCAGCAATGACCCAATATTTGTCCTGCACCATTCCTACATTGACAA GATCTTTGAGTTATGGATAACCAAATATAATGGAACTCCTAATGCATATCCTGAAAACAATGAGCCGGGACAAGGCCCAGGCGAGTGCTCCACCCCATACTTCCCTTGCTATAGGAACAAAGATCTCCTCCGGAAGTCAACAGATTTTGGATACAGATTTTCCACATATCAGTAA